In Oryza brachyantha chromosome 2, ObraRS2, whole genome shotgun sequence, a single window of DNA contains:
- the LOC102709430 gene encoding probable 4-coumarate--CoA ligase 3, translated as MGSVPEEVVFRSKLPDIEIDGERTLQEYCFEKMGEVGSRPCLIDGQSGESYTYAEVEALTRRAAAGLRGIGVGKGDVVMNLLRNCPEFAFCFLGAARLGAATTTANPFYTPHEIHRQAEAAGAKVIVTEACAVEKVREFAAGKGLPVVTVDGPAEGCVEFRELIAAEDELEADADVHPDDVVALPYSSGTTGLPKGVMLTHRSLITSVAQQVDGENPNLYFSKDDVLLCLLPLFHIYSLNSVLLAGLRAGSTIVIMRKFDLGTLVDLVRTHNITIAPFVPPIVVEIAKSPRVTAEDLASIRMVMSGAAPMGKDLQDAFMAKIPNAVLGQGYGMTEAGPVLAMCLAFAKEPFKVKSGSCGTVVRNAELKIVDPDTGASLGRNQSGEICIRGEQIMKGYLNDPEATKNTIDQDGWLHTGDIGFVDDDDEIFIVDRLKEIIKYKGFQVPPAELEALLITHPEIKDAAVVSMKDDLAGEVPVAFIVRTEGSEITEDEIKKFVAKEVVFYKRINKVFFTDSIPKNPSGKILRKDLRARLAAGIPDAATATAGDAAAPKSS; from the exons CGAGATCGACGGCGAGCGGACGCTGCAGGAGTACTGCTTCGAGAAGATGGGGGAGGTCGGGTCGCGGCCGTGCCTGATCGACGGGCAGAGCGGGGAGTCGTACACGTacgcggaggtggaggcgctGACGAGGCGGGCGGCAGCGGGGCTGCGGGGGATCGGGGTGGGTAAGGGGGACGTGGTGATGAACCTCCTCCGGAACTGCCCCGAGTTCGCGTTCTGCTTcctcggcgcggcgaggctcggggcggcgacgacgacggcgaaccCGTTCTACACGCCGCACGAGATCCACCGCCAGGCGGAGGCCGCGGGCGCCAAGGTGATCGTCACCGAGGCCTGCGCCGTCGAGAAGGTGCGGGAGTTCGCCGCCGGGAAAGGCCTGCCCGTGGTCACCGTCGACGGCCCCGCCGAAGGCTGCGTGGAGTTCCGCGAGTTGATCGCCGCGGAGGACGAGCTcgaggccgacgccgacgtccaccccgacgacgtcgtcgccctcccctACTCCTCCGGCACCACCGGCCTCCCCAAGGGCGTCATGCTCACCCACCGCAGCCTCATCACCAGCGTCGCGCAGCAG GTGGACGGAGAGAACCCTAACCTATACTTCAGCAAGGACGACGTGCTGTTGTGCTTGCTCCCGCTGTTCCACATCTACTCGCTCAACTCCGTGCTCCTCGCTGGCTTGCGTGCCGGGTCGACGATTGTGATCATGCGCAAATTTGATCTGGGCACACTTGTTGACCTGGTGCGCACGCACAACATCACTATCGCCCCGTTCGTTCCCCCTATCGTGGTGGAGATCGCCAAGAGCCCCCGCGTCACCGCCGAGGACCTCGCCTCTATCCGCATGGTCATGTCCGGCGCCGCGCCCATGGGCAAGGACCTCCAGGATGCCTTCATGGCTAAGATCCCCAACGCCGTCCTTGGACAG GGTTATGGTATGACCGAGGCCGGGCCGGTGTTGGCAATGTGCCTGGCGTTCGCCAAGGAGCCCTTCAAGGTGAAGTCCGGGTCGTGCGGCACGGTGGTGCGCAACGCGGAGCTGAAGATCGTCGACCCCGACACCGGCGCCTCCCTCGGCCGGAACCAGTCCGGCGAGATCTGCATCCGCGGGGAGCAGATCATGAAAG GGTATCTGAATGACCCGGAGGCAACCAAGAACACCATCGATCAGGACGGGTGGCTGCACACCGGTGACATCGGcttcgtcgacgacgacgacgagatctTCATCGTGGACAGGCTCAAGGAGATCATCAAGTACAAGGGGTTCCAGGTGCCACCGGCCGAGCTGGAGGCGCTGCTCATCACTCACCCGGAGATCAaggacgccgccgtcgtctc GATGAAGGATGATCTTGCCGGTGAAGTGCCGGTCGCCTTCATTGTCCGGACAGAAGGCTCAGAAATCACCGAGGATGAGATCAAGAAATTCGTTGCAAAAGAG GTGGTGTTCTACAAGAGGATCAACAAGGTGTTCTTCACCGACTCGATCCCCAAGAACCCTTCCGGCAAGATCCTCAGGAAGGACTTGAGAGCcaggctcgccgccggcatccccgacgccgccaccgccaccgccggcgacgccgctgcACCCAAGAGCAGCTAA
- the LOC102700777 gene encoding CASP-like protein 2C2: protein MAAAAPGAVRAERLLRGACVVMAATAALLLGFSEETETVLFVRKTAVAKDVQALWVLTVAAAAAAGYHFAQLIRCLYCSGGGAMAAAWTSFLLDKGCAYVVFASTAAALQACMVGLAGVDAVQWSKLCNIYTRFCEQAAAGMLCSLLAAGGMAVLSAFSARRLFRLYSPAAARRSSTS from the exons atggcggcggctgcgccgGGGGCGGTCAGGGCGGAGAGGCTCCTGCGCGGCGCGTGCGTggtgatggcggcgacggcggcgctgctcctcGGGTTCAGCGAGGAGACCGAGACGGTGCTCTTCGTCCGCAAGACGGCCGTCGCCAAGGACGTCCAAGCCCTCTG GGTGCTgaccgtggcggcggcggcggcggcggggtacCACTTCGCGCAGCTGATCAGGTGCCTGTactgctccggcggcggcgccatggcggcggcgtggacctCCTTCCTGCTCGACAAG GGTTGCGCGTACGTGGTGTtcgcgagcacggcggcggcgctgcaggCGTGCATGGtgggcctcgccggcgtcgacgccgTGCAGTGGAGCAAGCTCTGCAACATCTACACGCGCTTCTGCGagcaggccgccgccggcatgcTCTgcagcctcctcgccgccggcggcatggCCGTCCTCTCCGCCTtctccgcccgccgcctcttccgcctctactcgccggcggccgcccgcCGCAGCAGTACTAGCTAG